The Funiculus sociatus GB2-C1 genomic interval CAATGGTGACACTTGCCAAGCACTATGGCGTCTCCCATATCGTGACTCGGATGCGCCAAAGTGATTTTGCCGAACCTTATCGGATTGCCGGAGCGCATCATGTCATCAGTACGGTTGACCTAGCCGTGACCACGATGGTAAATGCGATCGAATATCCCCAAGTAGAATCGATGATGCACTTTGAGCAGGGTCAGGTAGAAGTCTTCAAACTCAAAGTGCCGCCGGAGTCTGACATTGCGGGTCGTACCGTGTTACAAGTCGCTCAGGATTCCCGGTTTCCCAGTGGTTCCTTAATTATTGGCTATCAATCCCATTCCCAAACCGATCTCGTCATTCCGAATGGCAAGACAGTGCTAGAGGCGGGAGCCACCGTGCTAGTCGTCACTAAATCGGAAAAGTTACATCAGGTGATTGATTTCTTAGGTTTGTGTTCTAGTCATCTTCCAAACTTAGAAGTTGCTCGTTAATGGTTTTGATGCGTTCTTGCACCACTTCTTCTGAGAGAATTCGCCGGCGGAGGGCATCATTGAGTACCTGCTTTTCTGCTAACAGTAATTGCCGACGAATCGAGTCTAATTTTATGTGATCGCTACTTTCAGCAGCAGCATCTTCGGGACGCTGATTATATATCTCCCGCAACGTTCTTTCAGAAGCTGCCACTCGCACCTGATAAGCGGCTCGCATCTCTTCGTAGATTGATTTTGGTAAAACTCCCGATTTCAAGAGACTTTCTAACTCATCCTGCGCTGCTTTGGAAGTCATCAATTGAGCTTGCAATTCTTCGATCTGCTGTCGTGATTCGGAATGGCGATCGAGCTTTAAACGTCGTACAAACCCAGGTAAACTTATTCCTTGCCCCACCAACGACAGCAGCACAATCCCTAAGACAATCACAACCAGCTGATCTCGCCCTGGCAAATTAGCGGGTAAGCTTAACGCCAAGGCGGTTGAAAGCGAGCCTTTAATATTGCCTAAAAAGAGAACGTGCCGCCATTTCACCGGAATGGGTTTGTCAAAAAAACGCACCAAGTCCAAGAGTGGATAAACGGTGAGAGCCCTCCCGACTTGGTAGGCAATCAGTGCTAGGAGAACGGTTGGAAGCGTCTGCCAAAGGGTGATGAGATTAATTTCTAAGCCGATGAGTAAGAAAATAAAGGTATTGACACCAAACCCGGCGAATTCCCAGAAACTGAACAAGGTTACTTGAGTGGAAGCCGAGGTACTGCGAGAAACCCCCAGGTTGCCCACAATTAGCCCTGCCACCACAACGGCAACCACACCGGATACGTGGAAAAATTCGCCTAGTTGAAAGGCTCCCAGCGCTACGGCAATCGTGAGTAGAATCACGCTGAGAGGATCGTCTGCTTGGCTAAATAAACCAATACTCAGGTAGCCCAAGGCTAAGCCGACTAAGATTCCGCCGACGATTACGAACAAAAATTCCTGTACGACATCGAGGGGCGTTAATGACCCGGTTGAATTTGCAGTCAAGATCAGGCTAAATAAAACCAGCGCCACATCATCGTTGACTAAGCTTTCACCCTCTACGAGAGTGACCAGTCGGTGGGGAACAGACACTTCCTTGAAAACCGCAATGACTAAGGCGGTATCTGTAATTGACAAAATGACCCCAACCAGTAAAGCGGGTACCCAATCTAAACCCAGTTCTAGTTTCAGCAAGACTGAGGTGATAGCAGCGCAGAAGGGAAAGCCCACTCCTGCTAACAAGGCAATGGGTTTAAACGTGCTGCGTAGACGACTGATGTCGGTATTAATTGCCGATTCAAAAAGTAGAATCGGCAAAAAAAGATTAAAAATCAGAGAAGAATCCAGACGGATGCGACCCGGCAAAAGCTCTGTAATCGCTAAACCTGCCAATACTAACCCTGTAATGTAGGGAATCCGTAATCGTCGAGATAGTAGGGCAACCCCGGTGGCAACCAGCAACAAGACGATCAGAAAAATTACTAATTCAGCAACAGTTCCCTGGTTGTCGCTGCCTGCCACCGTCGGGACTGCCATGAGCGATCGCTCGCTTAGCCACTGCATAGCACGTACTCACAAGTGATGAACGATACATCTAGGGTCAGGTTCTACAGAACTGCCCTTAGTATCTTAAAGGATGAGCTACGATGCTTTTGTTCTAAGTTATAGCGATCGCAATAGAATACCAAATTGAGGGGAACAAAGCGATCACCTACTATGTTAGGGGCAGAATTAATCAGCCGATGACTATACCATTTCCTCCAGTTCTTTACCTTTAGTTTCTTTAATCAGCAGCAAAACGAAGAACAGGGAAATCGCAGCAGCGGTAGTATATAGACCATAGGCAAAACCTAAACCCACATCCTTGAGGGGCGGAAAGGTGGTGGATACCGCAAAGTTGGCAATCCACTGGGCAGCGGCAGCTAATGATAGGGCAGCCCCACGAATCCGATTGTTAAACATTTCTCCTAGCATCACCCAAACGACTGGCCCCCAAGAGAAGCCGAAGCAGAAGACGTAGAGGTTAGCAGCTAGCAGAGCAATTATGCCAGAGTTTCCGGTTAGGGCGGGGTTCCCGGCGGCATCTAGGGGCGCGCTGCCAAAGGTTGTCGCCAGGGTTCCCAGCGTCAGAGTCATGCCCAGAGAACCCAGAATCAGTAGAGGTTTGCGTCCAAACTTGTCCACGAAAGCGATCGCTACTAGCGTTGTCACAATATTGGTGACACTGGTAATCACCGTAATCCACAACGAATCCTTTTCGGAAAAGCCCACCGCCTGCCACAGCACGCTGCTGTAGTAGAAAATCACGTTAATCCCCACCAACTGTTGTAGAACAGATAACCCAATACCAATCCAGACAATCGATAGTAAACCATGCCTGCCTACTAAATCGGACAGTTGAGGTTTGCGTTCTCGCAATACCGTCTGCCGGATCTCCTGTACTTTAGCCTGAACATCCCCACCCAAAACCTTTGCCAAAACGGAAGCTGCTTCTGCTTCCCGTCCTTGGGCAACCAAGTAGCGGGGTGACTCTGGAATCCTCAGTGCGCCTACTGCGTAGGCAATGGCAGCTGGGATCTCAGTCCAGAACATCCAACGCCAAGCCGGGACTCCGAACCAGAAGGGCGCTTCAGCGGAACCAGCAGCGACAGCGATGAAGTAGTCGCACAGCAAGGCGATGAATATCCCGGTAACGATCGCAAGTTGCTGGAGAGAACCGAGTCGTCCGCGCAAGTGTGCAGGGGAAACTTCGGCAATGTAAGCAGGAGCAATAACACTGGCAGCACCGACAGCCACTCCACCCACTAATCGCCAAACCATGAAATCCCAAATATTAAAGGCAATACCGGAACCTACGGCGCTGATCAAAAACATAATAGCAGCGACGATCATCGTTTTTACCCGCCCATAACGATCGGCAAGCTGCCCGGCAAAGAAGGCTCCCACT includes:
- a CDS encoding Na+/H+ antiporter; the encoded protein is MAVPTVAGSDNQGTVAELVIFLIVLLLVATGVALLSRRLRIPYITGLVLAGLAITELLPGRIRLDSSLIFNLFLPILLFESAINTDISRLRSTFKPIALLAGVGFPFCAAITSVLLKLELGLDWVPALLVGVILSITDTALVIAVFKEVSVPHRLVTLVEGESLVNDDVALVLFSLILTANSTGSLTPLDVVQEFLFVIVGGILVGLALGYLSIGLFSQADDPLSVILLTIAVALGAFQLGEFFHVSGVVAVVVAGLIVGNLGVSRSTSASTQVTLFSFWEFAGFGVNTFIFLLIGLEINLITLWQTLPTVLLALIAYQVGRALTVYPLLDLVRFFDKPIPVKWRHVLFLGNIKGSLSTALALSLPANLPGRDQLVVIVLGIVLLSLVGQGISLPGFVRRLKLDRHSESRQQIEELQAQLMTSKAAQDELESLLKSGVLPKSIYEEMRAAYQVRVAASERTLREIYNQRPEDAAAESSDHIKLDSIRRQLLLAEKQVLNDALRRRILSEEVVQERIKTINEQLLSLEDD
- a CDS encoding potassium channel family protein translates to MYVLIGGAGLVGLNLAQQLVELGHTVAVIDPDPTACRYAREQVGAMAFEGSAVSTQVLIEAGIRKANALVAALRNDALNLAMVTLAKHYGVSHIVTRMRQSDFAEPYRIAGAHHVISTVDLAVTTMVNAIEYPQVESMMHFEQGQVEVFKLKVPPESDIAGRTVLQVAQDSRFPSGSLIIGYQSHSQTDLVIPNGKTVLEAGATVLVVTKSEKLHQVIDFLGLCSSHLPNLEVAR
- a CDS encoding sugar porter family MFS transporter, with the protein product MTIDNKPVMSKASTSYVLMLALVAAIGGFLFGFDTAVINGAVAALGKDFQVGSVATGFAVSSALLGSAVGAFFAGQLADRYGRVKTMIVAAIMFLISAVGSGIAFNIWDFMVWRLVGGVAVGAASVIAPAYIAEVSPAHLRGRLGSLQQLAIVTGIFIALLCDYFIAVAAGSAEAPFWFGVPAWRWMFWTEIPAAIAYAVGALRIPESPRYLVAQGREAEAASVLAKVLGGDVQAKVQEIRQTVLRERKPQLSDLVGRHGLLSIVWIGIGLSVLQQLVGINVIFYYSSVLWQAVGFSEKDSLWITVITSVTNIVTTLVAIAFVDKFGRKPLLILGSLGMTLTLGTLATTFGSAPLDAAGNPALTGNSGIIALLAANLYVFCFGFSWGPVVWVMLGEMFNNRIRGAALSLAAAAQWIANFAVSTTFPPLKDVGLGFAYGLYTTAAAISLFFVLLLIKETKGKELEEMV